From a single Brassica napus cultivar Da-Ae chromosome C9, Da-Ae, whole genome shotgun sequence genomic region:
- the LOC106404726 gene encoding uncharacterized protein At3g43530-like, translated as MPRQEYLKLQGMWMLLLRTIPLAEEEDTTWFAVNVVPIRYSMREHALISGLDCRDYPPNYKKLGSFEFVDRHFQSHKEITMNSVKTKLLSMRSCGDRLKMAVLFFLGTILRGNRRYNGRMDTFILRVVNDLEVCETFPWGRLTFEDAIHSINKVMKHLKGKPKSSVNFPGFIVPLEVLAFECIPALNARYREQVPGCMSNCPRMCKKQFISNNMKGYPLEDLYETVGETMTIKSFLLPTLDEETLMARIVEDELEYDKEDGPSNMWSAWLTIKGKPIWWKELYELDVAAREFPKKKDKGKVSEEASSSNDGLENVLKGFEERLMASLTEVNVKVETMGKRLDGIEKKPTCFKRES; from the exons ATGCCTCGACAAGAATACTTGAAGCTGCAGGGTATGTGGATGCTTCTACTGCGCACTATTCCCTTAGCCGAAGAAGAGGACACAACTTGGTTTGCAGTTAATGTAGTACCCATCCGGTATTCCATGAGAGAGCATGCACTCATCTCAGGATTGGACTGCCGTGATTACCCGCCTAACTATAAGAAGTTGGGAAGTTTTGAGTTTGTAGATAGGCATTTCCAGTCACATAAGGAGATCACAATGAATTCTGTGAAGACGAAGTTGCTGAGTATGAGATCGTGTGGGGATCGACTCAAGATGGCCGTGCTATTCTTCCTAGGCACGATTCTCAGAGGGAATCGAAGGTATAATGGACGCATGGACACTTTCATATTAAGAGTCGTCAATGATTTGGAAGTTTGTGAAACTTTTCCTTGGGGTCGCTTGACATTTGAAGATGCCATCCATTCGATTAATAAAGTGATGAAGCATCTCAAGGGGAAACCTAAAAGTAGTGTCAACTTCCCTGGATTCATAGTTCCTTTAGAG GTTCTGGCGTTTGAGTGTATTCCAGCTCTGAATGCAAGATATAGAGAACAAGTACCAGGCTGTATGAGTAACTGTCCGAGGATGTGTAAGAAGCAATTCATAAGTAACAATATGAAGGGTTATCCACTTGAGGACTTGTACGAGACTGTTGGAGAAACTATG ACAATCAAAAGTTTTCTGCTTCCTACTCTGGATGAAGAAACTCTCATGGCGCGAATAGTGGAAGACGAGCTAGAGTATGATAAGGAAGATGGACCAAGTAACATGTGGAGCGCATGGCTTACTATAAAAGGGAAGCCTATCTGGTGGAAGGAGCTCTATGAGTTAGATGTGGCTGCAAGAGAGTTTCCTAAGAAGAAAGACAAAGGGAAAGTGTCTGAGGAAGCATCCTCCTCTAATGATGGGTTGGAGAACGTTTTGAAAGGGTTTGAAGAGAGGTTGATGGCTTCCTTAACTGAAGTGAATGTGAAGGTGGAGACAATGGGGAAGCGGCTTGATGGCATTGAAAAAAAGCCAACATGTTTTAAAAGAGAAAGCTAA
- the LOC106404935 gene encoding AAA-ATPase At1g43910-like — MAPTTFFTQRIPSVSEIFSMYTSLSAFMILFRTILNEIIPTKVRDFIVSRFRDFFSSYFNPNFTFIIEERCDYVTNQTFRAAETYLPTLLSGISTGSLLVHSSNLKNPLAKPKFGIPVKAKILDDFEGISLEWTLLSERNDNPHQSLPKRYFHLTCKKEFRDKIMSEYFTYIAKSSLKILTSRDNLKIHTYDPNDHSWESAIFQHHTTFETLAMEPDAKNTLMRDLDAFSNGKDFFKTVGRAWKRGYLLYGPPGTGKSSLVAAIANHMNYNIYDLQLQSVQDDAMLRQILTRTENRSILLIEDLDCSGADASCRKENKDEGEDGENQAKNNKKDPKVSLSGLLNFVDGLWSSCVEERIIVFTTNHKEKLDPALLRPGRMDVHILMDYCTPNVFKKLAAMYLDYVEEHDLFEPIEKMFREVKATPAEVIEQLMVSKDPDVALKGLMGFLESKKMIRESEESEPKEADEE, encoded by the exons ATGGCGCCCACTACATTCTTCACTCAAAGGATCCCTTCAGTTTCTGAGATCTTCTCGATGTACACATCTCTCTCTGCTTTCATGATCCTCTTCCGAACCATCCTCAACGAGATCATCCCGACCAAAGTCCGTGACTTTATCGTGTCAAGATTCAGAGACTTCTTCTCTTCTTACTTCAACCCGAACTTCACATTCATCATCGAGGAACGGTGCGATTACGTCACGAACCAGACGTTCCGTGCCGCCGAGACTTACTTGCCGACCCTTCTCTCCGGAATCTCCACCGGAAGTCTCCTCGTCCATTCTAGCAACCTCAAGAACCCGTTGGCTAAGCCCAAGTTCGGAATCCCTGTAAAAGCCAAGATCTTGGATGACTTCGAAGGGATCTCTCTCGAGTGGACTCTTCTGTCGGAAAGAAACGACAATCCTCACCAGAGCCTACCAAAACG GTACTTTCATTTGACATGTAAGAAGGAGTTTAGGGACAAGATCATGTCAGAGTACTTCACATACATTGCAAAATCATCCTTGAAGATACTGACAAGCAGAGACAATCTCAAGATCCATACTTACGATCCAAACGATCATTCATGGGAATCAGCAATCTTCCAACACCACACGACGTTTGAAACCCTAGCAATGGAGCCTGACGCCAAGAACACTTTGATGCGTGACCTAGACGCTTTCTCCAATGGAAAGGACTTTTTCAAAACCGTGGGACGAGCTTGGAAACGCGGTTACCTTCTTTACGGTCCCCCTGGGACAGGGAAGTCATCTCTTGTCGCCGCTATTGCTAACCACATGAACTATAATATCTATGATCTTCAGCTTCAGAGCGTTCAAGACGATGCAATGCTTAGACAGATTCTTACTAGAACCGAGAACCGGTCGATTCTTCTCATTGAAGATCTTGACTGCAGTGGAGCGGATGCTTCTTGTAGAAAAGAGAATAAAGATGAAGGAGAAGATGGTGAGAATCAGGCCAAGAACAACAAGAAGGATCCTAAG GTATCTTTGTCTGGTCTGCTGAACTTTGTAGACGGGTTATGGTCAAGCTGTGTAGAGGAACGGATCATAGTCTTCACCACGAACCATAAGGAGAAACTGGATCCAGCATTGCTGAGGCCAGGAAGAATGGATGTTCATATACTCATGGATTACTGTACGCCTAATGTTTTCAAGAAGCTCGCTGCAATGTATCTTGATTATGTCGAAGAGCATGATCTGTTTGAGCCTATTGAGAAGATGTTCCGTGAGGTGAAAGCAACTCCAGCTGAGGTCATAGAGCAGCTTATGGTGAGCAAGGATCCTGATGTTGCGCTTAAGGGGCTCATGGGGTTTCTTGAAAGCAAGAAGATGATTAGAGAGAGTGAAGAATCTGAACCAAAAGAAGCAGATGAGGAATGA